One stretch of Pseudomonas fluorescens Q2-87 DNA includes these proteins:
- a CDS encoding MotA/TolQ/ExbB proton channel family protein produces the protein MNLIASPFESIEHAVIWVLILFSVATWGLALLKGVQFTRLKTQDRRFHKRFWAASSLDSAAELAQGQPGAAARVALAGYAAIQVPEGAQAADLSQSINHQDRLERALRQQIVRERRSLESGLAILASIGSTSPFIGLFGTVWGIMSALKGISAAGSASLETVAGPIGAALVATGVGIAVAVPAVLVYNYLLRRLKLTAADLDDFAHDFYSLAQKNAFRVLLHPVLSKSGATVAGQKVKEAS, from the coding sequence ATGAACCTGATCGCATCGCCTTTTGAATCCATCGAACATGCCGTCATCTGGGTGTTGATCCTCTTTTCCGTTGCCACCTGGGGGCTGGCCTTGCTCAAGGGTGTACAGTTCACCCGCCTCAAGACCCAGGATCGCCGCTTCCATAAACGCTTCTGGGCCGCCTCCAGCCTCGATTCGGCTGCTGAACTGGCCCAGGGCCAACCGGGCGCCGCGGCCCGTGTGGCGCTGGCCGGCTACGCGGCGATCCAGGTGCCGGAGGGCGCTCAAGCGGCCGATCTGAGCCAGTCGATCAACCACCAGGACCGGCTCGAGCGCGCCTTGCGCCAGCAGATCGTGCGCGAGCGCCGCTCACTGGAAAGCGGCCTGGCGATTCTCGCCAGTATCGGCAGCACCTCGCCCTTCATCGGTCTGTTCGGGACTGTCTGGGGCATCATGTCGGCGTTGAAGGGCATCAGTGCCGCCGGCTCGGCGAGCCTGGAAACCGTGGCCGGTCCCATCGGTGCCGCGCTGGTTGCCACGGGTGTCGGTATTGCCGTCGCGGTGCCGGCGGTGCTGGTGTACAACTATCTGCTTCGGCGCCTGAAGCTGACCGCCGCCGACCTGGATGACTTCGCCCACGACTTCTACAGCCTGGCGCAGAAAAACGCCTTCCGCGTGTTGTTGCACCCGGTACTGAGCAAGTCCGGCGCGACTGTCGCCGGGCAGAAAGTGAAGGAGGCGTCTTGA
- a CDS encoding ExbD/TolR family protein, producing the protein MAFSTQDSDEVLSEINVTPLVDVMLVLLVVFIVTAPLLTNAIPINLPKTESVAPVEQKDPLVVSIDDKGKVFINKDEIQADLLEFNLQAAKAKNPEVRVQLQADNGVNYGEVARAMASIERAGITKLSVITAK; encoded by the coding sequence ATGGCCTTCTCGACACAAGACAGTGATGAGGTACTCAGCGAGATCAACGTGACGCCCCTGGTGGACGTCATGTTGGTGCTATTGGTGGTGTTCATCGTCACGGCGCCGCTGCTCACCAACGCCATCCCGATCAACCTGCCAAAGACCGAGTCGGTGGCGCCGGTGGAGCAGAAAGACCCGCTGGTGGTGAGCATCGACGACAAGGGCAAGGTGTTCATCAACAAGGACGAGATCCAGGCGGACCTGCTCGAATTCAACCTGCAGGCGGCCAAGGCAAAGAATCCGGAGGTGCGTGTGCAATTGCAGGCGGACAACGGCGTGAACTATGGCGAGGTCGCCCGCGCCATGGCATCCATCGAGCGCGCCGGGATTACCAAGCTGTCGGTGATCACGGCGAAATAG